A genomic window from Spiroplasma helicoides includes:
- the nusA gene encoding transcription termination factor NusA, translating into MIDGARLLEAISEIVDEKRIDKEIIFEGITEGFKKAYEKFFDLEAIVRVDIDQQTGQINVFKELKVVQHVDDEWLEIGLNEAKEKYGDNITIGDSVYEPVAYNQEFSKLAVMQVGQIIKQKIREGEKNKLYEEFLPKNNEIVGGTIRDITETAYLVDVDGSIVSIWNKKMIPGERFEEGDIISFYIEDVSKENKHSQVLATRIHPNFLMKLMEMNIPEIRDGVIEIKSVSREPGKRAKIAVLSHDENIDPIGACVGAAGSRIKEVSRILNEEKIDIVLWNPDKKTFIMNSLTPVKVISIDFNEENNECFIIVPNEQLSLAIGKKGMAARLVANLVNTKINILSLDNANLKGVENLWNGNITQEELLSPDFISNTNKRKNNSMSWQKDFQKNFEAPKSSKEEKTVEEVDESIFLNDTSIEDIQSYSETFGSIAVDEPEETIDIEEYDAYYKE; encoded by the coding sequence ATGATTGATGGTGCAAGATTATTAGAAGCAATAAGCGAAATTGTCGATGAAAAAAGAATAGATAAAGAAATTATTTTTGAAGGAATTACAGAGGGTTTTAAAAAAGCATATGAAAAGTTTTTTGATTTAGAAGCAATAGTTAGAGTTGATATAGATCAACAAACAGGTCAAATTAATGTTTTTAAAGAACTAAAAGTAGTTCAACATGTAGATGATGAATGGTTAGAAATAGGTCTTAATGAAGCTAAAGAGAAATATGGTGATAATATCACTATTGGAGATAGTGTTTATGAACCAGTTGCTTATAACCAAGAATTTTCTAAATTGGCAGTTATGCAAGTTGGTCAAATCATTAAGCAAAAAATTCGTGAAGGAGAAAAAAATAAATTATATGAAGAATTCCTACCAAAAAACAATGAAATTGTAGGAGGAACAATTAGAGATATAACTGAAACAGCCTATTTAGTCGATGTTGATGGTTCAATTGTTTCTATTTGAAATAAAAAAATGATACCTGGTGAACGTTTTGAAGAAGGAGACATAATTAGTTTCTATATTGAAGATGTTTCAAAAGAAAATAAGCATTCACAAGTATTGGCAACAAGAATCCATCCTAACTTTTTAATGAAATTGATGGAAATGAACATTCCTGAAATTAGAGATGGTGTAATAGAAATAAAATCTGTTTCAAGAGAACCAGGTAAAAGAGCAAAAATTGCTGTTTTATCTCATGATGAAAATATAGATCCAATTGGTGCTTGTGTAGGTGCTGCTGGAAGTAGAATAAAAGAAGTTTCAAGAATTTTAAATGAAGAAAAAATCGACATTGTTTTATGAAACCCAGATAAAAAAACTTTTATAATGAACTCTTTAACACCAGTTAAAGTTATAAGTATTGACTTTAACGAAGAAAATAACGAGTGTTTCATAATAGTTCCAAACGAACAGTTATCATTGGCGATTGGTAAAAAAGGAATGGCAGCTAGATTAGTTGCAAACTTAGTAAATACAAAAATTAATATTTTATCATTAGATAACGCTAATTTAAAAGGTGTGGAAAATCTTTGAAATGGAAATATAACTCAAGAAGAATTATTAAGTCCAGACTTTATTTCAAATACTAACAAAAGAAAAAATAACTCTATGTCATGACAAAAAGACTTTCAAAAAAACTTTGAAGCTCCAAAAAGTAGTAAAGAAGAAAAAACAGTCGAAGAAGTTGATGAATCTATCTTTTTGAATGACACTTCAATTGAAGATATACAATCATATTCTGAAACTTTTGGTAGTATTGCAGTAGATGAACCAGAAGAAACGATAGATATTGAAGAATATGATGCATATTACAAAGAATAA
- the tig gene encoding trigger factor encodes MKFSSKKIAERGQGVWTVIIDGNEWEEAVKKGKAKVAQNVQIPGFRPGKAPKEKVEQYVTPAKYLNAAVQSVVQKAFEFAKEQKSDVVPYTAPVPTPTKISEKSCELEFVFDLKPEIEISDYKGIKDKDLKKEEIKVEKDEIEKAIDQYRERFALEKEKENKVVAKGDVVIFDFEGFVDGVAFPGGKGLDFRLVIGSGNMIPGFEDGLVGKKLGESKIKVTFPKDYTPELSNKEAEFVVNIKEIKERILPAKDDELVKDLNLPNIKTYKELEASVKKQILDQKTQNSKNLFVNKVIDLIIKNSKIELPKSAINREIDNLYKEFEARVAGQKLTMKEYKKKTGLTDESIRAELFLDAKRKICSYLITDKVRENEKFSPSAEQVEEKYQSLSAQFGIEADYLKKSILPEAQVKEELVREMIVDFLYTNNG; translated from the coding sequence ATGAAATTTAGTTCTAAAAAAATAGCAGAAAGAGGTCAAGGTGTTTGAACTGTAATAATTGATGGCAACGAATGAGAAGAAGCTGTTAAAAAAGGAAAAGCAAAAGTAGCTCAAAATGTTCAAATACCAGGATTTAGACCTGGAAAAGCACCAAAAGAAAAGGTTGAACAATATGTAACTCCAGCAAAATATTTAAATGCTGCTGTTCAATCTGTTGTTCAAAAAGCATTCGAATTTGCAAAAGAGCAAAAAAGCGATGTAGTTCCTTATACAGCACCTGTACCAACACCTACAAAAATTTCTGAAAAGTCATGTGAATTAGAATTTGTTTTTGATTTAAAACCTGAAATAGAAATAAGTGATTACAAAGGTATAAAAGATAAAGATCTTAAAAAAGAAGAAATTAAAGTAGAAAAAGATGAAATCGAAAAAGCAATCGATCAATATAGAGAAAGATTTGCTTTGGAAAAAGAAAAAGAAAATAAAGTTGTAGCAAAAGGTGATGTAGTTATATTTGACTTTGAAGGTTTTGTTGATGGTGTAGCATTTCCCGGTGGAAAAGGTTTAGATTTTAGATTAGTAATTGGTTCAGGCAACATGATTCCGGGTTTTGAAGATGGTTTAGTGGGCAAAAAATTAGGAGAATCTAAAATAAAAGTAACTTTTCCAAAAGACTATACTCCAGAACTTTCTAATAAAGAAGCTGAATTTGTTGTAAATATCAAAGAAATTAAAGAGCGTATTCTTCCCGCTAAAGATGATGAACTTGTTAAAGATTTGAATTTACCAAATATTAAAACATATAAAGAGTTGGAAGCATCTGTAAAAAAACAAATATTAGATCAAAAAACTCAAAACTCAAAAAACCTATTTGTAAATAAAGTTATTGACTTAATAATTAAAAATTCTAAAATAGAGCTACCTAAATCTGCAATAAATAGAGAAATAGATAATTTATATAAAGAGTTTGAAGCAAGAGTTGCAGGTCAAAAGTTAACTATGAAAGAATATAAGAAAAAAACTGGTTTAACAGATGAATCAATAAGAGCTGAGTTGTTCCTAGATGCTAAAAGAAAAATTTGTAGCTATTTAATAACTGATAAGGTTAGGGAAAATGAAAAATTCAGCCCATCTGCTGAACAAGTGGAAGAAAAATATCAAAGTTTATCAGCTCAGTTTGGTATAGAGGCAGATTATCTAAAAAAATCTATTTTACCAGAAGCACAAGTAAAAGAAGAATTAGTTAGAGAAATGATAGTTGATTTCTTGTATACTAATAATGGATAG
- the rnpM gene encoding RNase P modulator RnpM — MDNNKHIVLRKDVSSNKMYPKLELIRVVKNKDGEIFIDKTRKANGRGVYLRPTIEAVNKVQKNKALERGLKTKVADEIYQLLIEEIEKNWD; from the coding sequence ATGGATAATAATAAACACATTGTTCTAAGAAAAGATGTTTCTTCAAACAAAATGTATCCAAAACTTGAACTTATTAGAGTTGTTAAAAATAAAGATGGAGAGATTTTTATTGATAAAACAAGAAAAGCCAATGGTAGAGGGGTTTATCTTAGACCAACTATTGAGGCTGTTAATAAAGTGCAAAAAAATAAAGCATTAGAACGTGGATTGAAAACTAAGGTAGCGGATGAAATATATCAATTATTAATTGAAGAAATAGAAAAAAACTGAGATTAG
- the lon gene encoding endopeptidase La has product MNKQKRLPLLVTRGSYVYPSFEQVLEIGRDKTTLAVKESVEKNDGMILIVSQKKPLEDDPNPTDLFNFGVLAKVNIKKEWKDGTLTVNIKSISRASISAIELNGFYSADYEEKLLNNSNNKEDVEKITKMVRNMIASQDEFPSEMEELIKDTTPNLDASYLVDSAAHLMPFMPIEKKQAILEEIDPVKRIAIINDFLDEKRQSADIETSISKKIKSRVDEQQREFYLREKLKAIKEELGDMDGEGDDIKKYKKRLETEPFPEHIKKRIFQEIERFEGLPSSSSEANIIRTYIDWMMQTPWWQKSEEKTDLKFARKILDKHHYGLEKVKERIVEYLAVKQNTNKVKGQIITLVGPPGVGKTSLAKSIAESMGRKFVKISLGGIKDESEIRGHRKTYIGAMPGRIIQGMKKAGVKNPVFLLDEIDKMASDYRGDPASAMLEVLDPEQNSKFSDHYLEEEYDLSEVVFIATANYPDNIPEALYDRMEIIELSSYTEIEKLKIAKEYLVPKVLEDHAVSSEKLIFTTESLNEIIKHYTREAGVRQLERWIASVTRKFVVKMLNKELDSLTVTPEIVNEFLKKRIFEHTEKEKEAQVGVVTGLAYTQYGGDILPIEVNHFPGKGGLVLTGKLGDVMKESATIAYDFVKSNYKSFNIPKEVFSENDIHIHVPEGAVPKDGPSAGVTITTAIISALTNKPVPKDIGMTGEITLRGLVFPIGGLREKSISASRSGLSKIIIPFKNQKDIEDIPEEVRKELKIVPVERYEQVYQEVFGTKPKAFTTELPIATSSASTGTPKSKSASH; this is encoded by the coding sequence ATGAATAAACAAAAAAGACTACCTTTACTTGTTACAAGAGGAAGCTATGTATATCCTTCATTTGAGCAAGTTTTGGAAATAGGTCGAGACAAAACAACTTTAGCTGTAAAAGAGTCAGTGGAAAAAAACGATGGAATGATATTAATTGTTTCACAAAAAAAACCATTAGAAGATGATCCTAACCCAACAGATTTATTTAATTTTGGGGTATTAGCGAAAGTTAACATTAAAAAAGAATGAAAAGATGGTACTTTAACTGTTAATATAAAATCTATTTCAAGAGCATCAATTAGTGCGATTGAATTAAACGGTTTTTACTCAGCTGATTATGAAGAAAAATTACTAAATAACAGCAATAACAAAGAAGATGTAGAAAAAATAACAAAAATGGTACGTAACATGATAGCTAGTCAAGACGAATTTCCATCAGAAATGGAAGAGTTGATTAAGGATACAACACCTAATCTTGACGCAAGTTATCTAGTAGATAGTGCGGCACACTTAATGCCTTTTATGCCTATCGAAAAGAAACAAGCAATTTTAGAAGAAATTGATCCTGTTAAAAGAATTGCAATAATTAATGATTTCTTAGATGAAAAAAGACAATCAGCTGATATTGAGACTTCAATTAGTAAAAAAATTAAGTCTAGAGTTGACGAACAACAAAGAGAGTTCTATTTAAGAGAAAAACTAAAAGCAATTAAAGAAGAACTTGGTGACATGGATGGAGAAGGCGATGATATTAAGAAATACAAAAAACGTCTTGAAACTGAACCATTCCCAGAACACATTAAAAAAAGAATATTTCAGGAAATTGAACGATTTGAAGGACTTCCTTCATCTTCAAGTGAGGCTAATATAATTAGAACTTACATTGATTGAATGATGCAAACCCCATGATGGCAAAAATCAGAAGAAAAAACTGATTTGAAATTTGCTAGAAAGATTTTAGATAAACATCATTATGGTTTAGAAAAAGTTAAAGAAAGAATAGTTGAGTATTTGGCTGTTAAACAGAATACTAATAAGGTAAAAGGTCAAATAATAACATTAGTTGGTCCTCCGGGTGTAGGAAAAACCAGTTTAGCAAAATCAATCGCTGAATCAATGGGAAGAAAGTTTGTAAAAATTTCACTTGGTGGAATTAAAGATGAGTCTGAAATTAGAGGTCATAGAAAAACTTATATAGGTGCTATGCCAGGAAGAATTATTCAAGGTATGAAAAAAGCCGGAGTTAAAAACCCTGTATTCTTACTTGATGAAATTGATAAAATGGCAAGTGATTATAGAGGAGATCCAGCTTCAGCAATGCTTGAAGTTCTAGATCCAGAACAAAACTCAAAATTTTCAGATCATTATTTAGAAGAAGAGTATGACTTAAGTGAAGTTGTATTTATTGCAACAGCAAACTATCCAGATAATATTCCAGAAGCATTATATGACAGAATGGAAATTATAGAACTTTCAAGTTATACAGAAATTGAAAAATTAAAAATTGCAAAAGAATACTTAGTTCCAAAAGTATTAGAAGATCATGCAGTTTCAAGTGAAAAACTAATTTTCACAACTGAAAGTTTAAATGAAATAATTAAGCACTACACTAGAGAAGCTGGTGTTAGACAATTGGAACGTTGAATAGCTTCAGTAACAAGAAAATTCGTAGTTAAAATGCTAAACAAAGAGTTGGATTCATTAACAGTTACACCTGAAATTGTAAATGAATTCTTGAAAAAACGTATTTTTGAACATACAGAAAAAGAAAAAGAAGCTCAGGTAGGTGTTGTAACAGGACTTGCATACACACAATATGGTGGAGATATTCTACCGATTGAGGTGAATCACTTCCCAGGAAAAGGGGGATTGGTTCTAACTGGTAAATTGGGAGATGTTATGAAAGAATCTGCAACAATTGCATATGACTTTGTAAAATCAAACTATAAATCATTTAATATACCAAAAGAAGTGTTTAGTGAAAACGATATTCACATTCACGTTCCAGAAGGAGCGGTACCTAAGGATGGTCCAAGTGCCGGAGTTACAATCACAACCGCAATTATTTCGGCTTTGACAAACAAACCTGTACCTAAGGATATTGGTATGACTGGCGAAATAACTTTGAGAGGTTTAGTTTTCCCAATTGGGGGATTAAGAGAAAAGTCTATTTCAGCAAGTAGAAGTGGTTTAAGTAAAATAATAATTCCATTTAAAAACCAAAAAGATATCGAAGACATTCCAGAAGAAGTGAGAAAAGAATTAAAAATAGTGCCTGTTGAAAGATATGAACAAGTGTATCAAGAAGTTTTTGGAACAAAACCAAAAGCATTTACAACCGAGCTACCTATTGCAACAAGTTCAGCATCTACTGGAACACCTAAATCTAAATCTGCTAGTCATTAA
- a CDS encoding isochorismatase family protein, with product MKALIVVDYQYDFANPKGSLYWKGGETLKDGILNKVLEYKKNKFLVVFTMDWHPNNHCSFSQWPAHCVQNTKGAELLIDKNLADFIVKKGVEKDWDSYSGFNKQIANVEPLEEWLKARNVDSVEICGLVSEYCVDATYKDAIKHGFKAKILEELVK from the coding sequence ATGAAAGCATTAATAGTAGTAGATTATCAGTATGATTTTGCAAATCCTAAGGGAAGTTTATATTGAAAAGGTGGAGAAACATTAAAAGATGGTATTTTAAATAAAGTTTTAGAATACAAAAAAAATAAATTTCTAGTAGTTTTTACAATGGATTGACACCCTAATAACCATTGTAGTTTTTCGCAATGGCCAGCACACTGTGTGCAAAATACAAAAGGAGCAGAACTACTTATTGATAAAAATCTTGCAGATTTTATTGTAAAAAAAGGTGTAGAAAAAGATTGAGATAGTTATTCTGGTTTTAATAAGCAAATAGCTAATGTTGAACCTCTTGAAGAATGATTAAAAGCAAGAAATGTAGATAGTGTAGAAATTTGCGGTTTAGTTAGCGAATATTGTGTAGATGCAACCTACAAAGATGCTATCAAACATGGATTTAAAGCAAAAATATTAGAAGAATTAGTAAAATAG
- a CDS encoding DJ-1 family glyoxalase III, producing the protein MANVAVFLANGFEETEMVATVDVIRRAESKFKGSFPIVDLVSITDKIQVIGGHNITINADKTISEINFDNYDCFILPGGVPGVPNLMESEVLMKNLKEQASKDKVMAAICAAPQILGKLGLVDNVEVTHYPGSDEFLDKAVKKPHYRAIADGNIITGCSIGGALHFGLQIVDHFTSTEQMLEIQQSLVLNE; encoded by the coding sequence ATGGCAAATGTAGCAGTATTTTTAGCTAATGGATTTGAAGAAACTGAAATGGTTGCAACTGTTGATGTTATAAGAAGAGCGGAAAGTAAATTTAAAGGTTCTTTTCCTATTGTAGATTTAGTTTCTATTACAGATAAAATACAAGTAATCGGAGGACATAATATAACAATTAATGCAGACAAAACAATTTCTGAAATAAACTTTGATAATTATGATTGTTTCATCTTACCAGGAGGTGTTCCGGGAGTTCCGAATTTAATGGAGAGTGAAGTTTTAATGAAAAACTTAAAAGAGCAAGCAAGTAAAGACAAAGTTATGGCAGCTATTTGTGCAGCACCCCAAATATTAGGAAAACTGGGGTTAGTTGATAACGTGGAAGTCACTCATTACCCAGGATCAGATGAATTTCTGGATAAAGCAGTCAAAAAGCCACACTATCGTGCGATTGCAGATGGCAATATTATAACAGGTTGTTCAATTGGAGGAGCATTACACTTCGGATTACAAATTGTAGATCACTTTACATCTACAGAACAAATGTTAGAAATACAACAATCTCTAGTTTTGAATGAATAA
- a CDS encoding coiled-coil domain-containing protein, translating into MAKVVRKESEKDFIIISEKTKARIRGLIEKRLTAQTIALFAQEYETYEPKIRSEIIDFIVFLLEKEEEIILEVENKNIDDRDSLSIEKRKVDFMEKQSNIKKIQEALKWTPPERNMFYDIPQESKKNVNIGTIAKKNSQKNGIQIKRPELPEQPSYQLRASKIAKNEEPTLKQKELNKAIEEFEANASSLKTKLPSKPKPSKKVSKMDSILREAQIREQEALAEQLRREKGLVKDKQKELAKQAAKEQKEKETLIAKEQKQMEKEAKIKKMEEKKEAKKAKEVVIEKENKLQKMLREAQLREDRLEAEAKAKKELEAKLAKEKAEELEREKKAKEEAKIQAKLAREKAAKEKAAKEKSLKSVNKEKQVSSKAKSTTTKEEVKAPVQTSRNYEKEQAEKEKLWKELYGKSRTATESTKRPATSSFSSSPKNVDKTPSISYEQLSDFRLYGKVYPIGELTDPKNKMYVFWNGIKTKYRVSNVSVWLKDKSNFFNWWIFKKRLKAEKRVNKTSMKFNQKQKPSSQKEANNNSIETTED; encoded by the coding sequence ATGGCAAAAGTTGTTCGAAAAGAATCAGAAAAAGACTTTATAATAATTTCGGAGAAAACAAAAGCAAGAATTAGAGGTCTTATTGAAAAAAGACTAACTGCACAAACAATTGCATTATTTGCACAAGAATATGAAACTTATGAACCTAAAATAAGATCTGAAATAATTGATTTTATTGTTTTTCTATTGGAAAAAGAAGAAGAGATAATTTTAGAAGTAGAAAATAAAAATATTGATGACAGAGATTCATTATCAATTGAAAAACGTAAAGTTGATTTTATGGAGAAACAATCAAATATTAAAAAAATACAAGAGGCTTTAAAATGAACACCACCTGAAAGAAATATGTTCTATGACATACCTCAGGAAAGTAAAAAAAATGTCAATATTGGAACAATAGCTAAAAAGAACTCACAAAAAAATGGTATACAAATTAAAAGACCAGAGTTACCTGAACAACCTTCATATCAACTTAGAGCATCAAAAATTGCTAAAAATGAAGAACCAACTTTAAAACAAAAAGAACTTAATAAAGCGATTGAGGAATTTGAAGCAAACGCAAGCTCATTGAAAACTAAACTACCATCAAAACCAAAACCTTCAAAAAAAGTTTCTAAAATGGATTCAATTCTTAGAGAAGCACAAATTAGAGAACAAGAAGCTCTTGCAGAACAATTAAGACGCGAAAAAGGTCTAGTAAAAGACAAGCAAAAAGAATTGGCAAAACAAGCTGCTAAAGAACAAAAAGAAAAAGAGACTCTAATTGCAAAAGAACAAAAACAAATGGAGAAGGAGGCAAAAATAAAAAAAATGGAAGAGAAAAAAGAAGCTAAAAAAGCAAAAGAAGTAGTAATTGAGAAAGAAAATAAACTTCAAAAAATGCTAAGAGAAGCTCAGTTAAGAGAAGATAGACTAGAGGCAGAAGCTAAAGCTAAAAAAGAATTAGAAGCAAAATTAGCTAAGGAAAAAGCAGAAGAACTTGAAAGAGAAAAAAAAGCAAAAGAAGAAGCAAAAATACAAGCTAAATTAGCAAGAGAAAAAGCTGCTAAAGAAAAAGCAGCTAAGGAAAAATCTTTAAAATCAGTTAATAAAGAAAAACAAGTAAGTTCAAAAGCAAAAAGTACGACTACCAAGGAAGAAGTTAAAGCTCCTGTTCAAACTTCACGCAATTACGAAAAAGAACAAGCAGAAAAAGAAAAATTATGAAAAGAATTATACGGTAAATCTAGAACTGCTACAGAATCTACTAAAAGACCTGCCACTTCTTCATTTTCTTCAAGTCCAAAAAATGTTGATAAAACGCCTTCAATAAGTTATGAACAACTAAGTGATTTTCGTTTATATGGAAAAGTTTATCCGATAGGTGAACTTACAGACCCTAAAAATAAAATGTATGTGTTTTGAAATGGTATAAAAACTAAATATAGAGTCTCTAATGTTTCTGTATGATTAAAAGATAAATCAAATTTCTTTAACTGATGAATATTTAAAAAACGTTTAAAAGCAGAAAAAAGAGTTAATAAAACCAGTATGAAATTTAATCAAAAACAAAAACCATCAAGTCAAAAAGAAGCAAACAACAACAGTATTGAAACAACAGAAGATTAA
- a CDS encoding replication-associated recombination protein A, with translation MNDSLSFLLRPKKICDIVGQEHLLSNNGILQKMIEKKFLANLIFYGPPGIGKTSLAIAIANEFELEYFQFNASKDKKEMLTEIIKNKKEKCILIIDEIHRMNRNIQDYLLEFLEKREIIIFITTTENPYFVINPAIRSRCTLLQLKEISVEEMKSGIINIIKKNNFKIKFDNNALEMMCRFSNGDLRVALNGLEILINLYSDNLITDDIVKNIYNQTYFKGTGDGDEFHNLKSAFQKSIRGSDVNASLHYWARLMAIGDYEIIMRRMQVIAYEDIGLANPAIAQRVILACQSFREIGMPEGIKILGMAVIEMALSEKSNSSYLAISSAIEDVKSGIQPDMPNYLKDNHYLSAKKLGVEGYIYPHDYNNGWIDQQYLPDQIKDKVYFHFNPHSAYEKKLKEIFERFTKKKI, from the coding sequence ATGAATGATTCACTAAGTTTTTTGCTTAGACCTAAAAAAATATGTGATATTGTGGGGCAAGAACACTTATTATCAAATAATGGTATATTACAAAAAATGATAGAAAAAAAATTTTTAGCTAATTTAATATTTTATGGACCCCCAGGAATTGGAAAGACATCTTTGGCAATAGCAATTGCAAATGAATTTGAATTAGAGTATTTTCAATTTAATGCTTCAAAAGATAAAAAAGAAATGCTTACCGAAATTATTAAAAATAAAAAAGAAAAATGTATTTTAATTATTGACGAAATACATAGAATGAACAGAAATATACAAGACTATTTACTTGAATTTTTAGAAAAGCGAGAAATAATAATTTTTATTACGACAACAGAAAATCCATATTTTGTGATAAATCCAGCAATAAGAAGTAGATGCACACTTTTGCAATTAAAAGAAATAAGTGTTGAAGAAATGAAAAGTGGAATAATAAATATAATCAAAAAAAATAATTTTAAAATAAAGTTTGACAATAATGCCTTAGAAATGATGTGCAGATTTTCAAATGGGGACTTAAGAGTTGCTTTAAATGGTCTAGAAATTTTAATAAATTTATATAGCGATAATCTAATCACAGATGATATTGTGAAAAACATTTATAATCAAACTTATTTTAAGGGTACTGGAGATGGTGATGAATTTCATAACTTAAAAAGTGCTTTTCAAAAATCTATTAGAGGTAGTGACGTAAATGCTTCTTTACATTATTGGGCAAGACTAATGGCAATAGGTGATTATGAAATCATAATGAGAAGAATGCAGGTTATAGCTTATGAAGATATTGGACTTGCAAATCCAGCGATTGCACAAAGAGTTATATTAGCTTGTCAATCATTTAGAGAAATAGGTATGCCTGAAGGAATAAAAATTCTTGGGATGGCTGTAATAGAAATGGCTCTTAGTGAAAAATCCAATTCTTCTTATTTGGCAATTAGTTCTGCTATAGAAGATGTTAAATCTGGAATTCAACCCGATATGCCAAATTATTTAAAAGACAATCATTACCTAAGTGCAAAAAAATTAGGAGTAGAGGGATATATTTACCCACATGACTATAATAATGGTTGAATTGATCAACAGTACCTTCCAGATCAAATAAAAGATAAAGTATATTTTCATTTTAATCCTCACTCTGCATATGAGAAGAAATTAAAAGAAATTTTTGAAAGATTTACCAAGAAAAAAATATAA
- a CDS encoding L7Ae/L30e/S12e/Gadd45 family ribosomal protein, whose amino-acid sequence MKDLLQVLGLVSSAGKIFSGDTLFKKIKTNQVKLVFTVSDMGSSQLKKINDKCTFYKIQIHNGLFDTEELNQAIGKENIKAIGIEDSNFVKLILSKIDRGVV is encoded by the coding sequence GTGAAAGACTTATTACAAGTTCTTGGACTAGTATCATCTGCAGGCAAGATTTTTTCTGGAGATACCTTATTTAAGAAGATCAAAACAAATCAAGTCAAATTAGTTTTTACTGTGAGTGATATGGGTTCTAGTCAATTAAAAAAAATCAATGATAAATGCACTTTTTATAAAATACAAATACATAATGGTTTATTTGATACAGAGGAACTAAACCAAGCCATAGGAAAAGAAAATATTAAAGCAATTGGAATAGAAGATTCAAATTTTGTAAAATTAATATTGAGTAAAATAGATAGGGGAGTGGTATAA